The Mucilaginibacter gracilis genomic interval AATTCCCAATTTTTCAGCAATTTCCTTATGATTTAAATTTTGTTTCCTGCTCAATAGAAAAACCTCACGCATTTTTTCAGGAAGTGCGGCAATTTCCTTTTCAATTATTTTAGCAAGTTCGCTTTCGCGTACCTTATGATCTGTAATGTAAGCGGATGCTACTAAGTTTAAATCAATAGAAGCCATATAAGCTGATTCAATCTTTTTGCGGCTAATCACATCAAATATCCTATTGCGTAACGCGGTATACAAATAACCCGACATGTGGTTCTTGATGTTCAGATCTTCCCGCTTGTTCCATAAATTAATGAACAGGTCGTGGATTACATCCTCTGCTTCTTCTGAGTTGGCGAGCCGTCTGTAAGCATGGACAAATAAAATACCTTTATACCGATCATAGATTTCTGCAAAAGCCAACCTATTGCTTTGCGTTAACAAAGCGGCCAAATCAGTATCTGTGAGTTTACTATAAATTGACATTAAGGGACTTTAATTCAAATATAATGATTTAACAGGTATTCAACACCACTTTAACATTAGGAATATTTCAAAATGCTTATTCAGATCAATATTTATATTCACTAAGCATGGCCCGAATCTTTGATTTTCCCCAGCTCATTGTTGACTGTTACCTTGAGATTAGGCAATCCATTTTTGATGTAATAAGAGGGGCTTGTAAATCTATATCAACTGCAATAACTTCATGAGCCTTAAAAACTGCAGTTGTACTATATATTAAAAAGGCTTTTTATACCTGTAAAAGCAATTTGGAGCCCTACACAGAATATCAAAAATGAAGTAATCCGGTTGAATATTTTTTCACCATTTGAACCCAGATATGCAACCAACACTTTGGTGTTCAGGTAAAATATATAGATAAGAACACACATGAAAATGATTGAAAGCAAAATAGCACCTGTATTGATAAGATAGCTTTTCATATCGGGTGAGGCACTGTGCGCGCTAAGTGTAAACAGTACAGAAATGGTACCCGCCCCTGTGGTAATGGGAAAGGTGATTGGATAAAATAATTTATTTTCTATGGTATCGAAACCGGATGGCTTTATACCATCAGGAAGATCGTCTTGCGGGTTGTCATCCTGCTTGTCTGATGAAAGAAACTCCCAACCCATTTTGGAAATCATTATGCCCCCGGCCAGTTGAATAACCGGAATGGAAATACCAAATAATTCTAATATCCAATGACCTGCAAATAACGACACGGTACATATAAAAAAAGCATAGATCGTAATTTTATTAACCGCCCTCCGCTTTTCAGCCTTATCAAGATGAGCAAAATATGGTAGAATGATTAATGCTGACCCTATGGGATTCACTACCGGGAATAAGGCAATAATACCCAAGAATAGCAGGTGGATAAATGGATGGAAAATTGCAGGCATCTTGAAAAATAATACTATTACGGGTAAATACAATAACAAAAGACAACTTGATCTCTAAGGCGTTCGGTTGGCTAACTTGGTTCTCTCATAAGCAAAAGCTTTTATGGAATTCGTAGGATTTATATTGGGATTCGGTTAAGATGAACAAGGCTTTTGACCCCAGCAAATATTTATCACCATATATTCTCGAAGCATATTCAACGACACTTTTTGCCTTCTCAACGAATAGGATTATCAACCCAGAATGATCCCTCATTAACTTTATGCAAAAGAAGAATTTGTACAAAGTGCAAATTAAACAATTTCAACATGAAAAATAAAAACCAACTGTTTGCCACTTCAGTTTTATTAATGGGACTCTCATCTCTATTTACGGGGTGTACAATATCCAAAAAAGCAGAAAACTTACGGCTGATTATGAAGGACGATTATTGTATTTCAAACATAAATGCAGAGTTTACAGAAATTAGACCCTCATTTATTAACCCTGATTCCTTATTTAAAAATGATTCGTTATTAAGCAACAATCTTACCAGGAAAGAAATTCTGGTAGCGAATGCTACAGGAATGGTACCCCTTATCAAAAAACTGTTTGTAAATCAAAATGACTCGTCTGCTAGGACAAGGGTTAGGAGACTGGAGTTAAGACACCAACTACAGGACCAAATATGGAGGGTAAAAACGGTTTTCGATGAACTGTCATCTGAGCTGAATTGTGAAACCGAAAGGACGAAAAGAGCCGCAGGGTACTTGGATGGGTATGAAAAAAAGAGAACTAATAATTTAACTATAGGAGCCATATTCGCTGGTTCGGCAACTACAGTGGCACCGGTTTTCGTAAAAAGCAGCACACCTCAAAATACGATCGTTATCGGGGGAGCCATTGTATCGGCCTATTTGGGTGCTAAACTCCTGCAATCAGGACATAATAAAATAGCGTTTACCTATGAAAGAAATCTGCTATCTGATGTTTGGACCGAGCCGCGGGTTTCCAGTCAATACCCCGAATTTATATGGCAGCTAATGAACGGAAACGAGCTTAACATAGGCAATAACAACCTATCTGTACAGCAAAACATAAAAAAAAGATGGTTGGGGATTGAGTTAAACGGTGCCAGTAGCCAAACGCTCGATCTGCTGTTTAAGAAAGGAGGAAGCTACTCAGAGGATGATTTACAAACCCGTGCAGTACTATTGAGTCAATTAGAAGCATCCGTAAGCTTATTAAACTCGAATGTTCAATCTTGTCTGTTATCGATTCAGCGAAAGCTAAATGCTATAAATTAGCGCACAGAAAAAATTACAGGTTTAAAAGCTTAGTTCCTGAAAAAAATACTGACTTTAAATTTCACTCGCTATTTGTATTGATTTCTGTATTTCAATTACTTACGTTCGATAGTTCGCCAAATCGTTCTTTTTCCTTGAATATATTTTTGATGGTGTTAATCTCATCCCGGTAAATGGTATTTTTCCTTGTGCCAAAGTACAGGGTGTTTTCAATCGGCACATCTCCGTCCCAAAACAACCTGATTGATCCTGAAACGAGTTCCTCTCTGCAAAGGAAATCAGGTATTACAGAAAATCCCTGGTTTCCTGATAAACAGCGCACAATAGAACAAACATTGGGCACTATAAAATTTGGCCTAAAGTCGATATGATGTTTGAAGTTAAGTTGCCAAAAACGTTTTAAATATTCCGTATCAGCAGATGTGCTGTACCAGAGCTGTTTCTTTAACAATATCTCGGCCTCTGCATTTTGATGTTTACGGAGTAAGTTGTCAATTAATACGGTGTCGGTTTCTGATCCGCAGATCATTACGATGCGTTCTGTACCGAAGGGCTCGTAGTTTACAACTTTATCATTCCCCTTTTGCGGGGTGATGATCAAATCAAGCAACCCGCTTTCCAGGTCGTGTAACATTTGCCCGTATTCTCCGAATTTAATGATTACATTAAATGGTAAGGCGGGTATGTATTTTTCCAAAATGAATTGAAATGTTTCGAAACACATTCCGATACTGATGGTAACTCGATCTTCTTTGGCGCTTTTATGGAAAAGTTCTTCGACGAGCTCCAGTTTGTTAACGGCATCAAAAATAGCGTTATACAAAACTTTGCCACGTTCTGTAGGTACCATCCTTTTGGCCGATCTTTCAAATAATTTATATCCTGTGTAGGATTCCAATGTATGGAGGTGCAGGCTTACTCCAGGCTGTGAGATGAACAACATTTCTGCTGCGCCGGTTAACGTTCCCTTTTCATATATTGCCTTAAATGTTCGCAGCCATTCAATATCTAATCTCATCTTTAATTATCATTATTATGATACAAATGTATTAATTAGCTTATTTTAATTATAGTTAACGATTGGCGAAATTTGTTGCCGATTCCGCTAAAGGGATTCACTAACAATAAAGTTATGCTTTTTAGTAAATACCAAATGGGACAATATGATCTGAAGAACAGGATAGTAATGCCGCCCATGACCAGGTCAAGAGCCGCTAAAGGAGAAATTGCTACCCCATTGATGGCGAAGTATTATAGCCAACGTGCATCGGCTGGTTTAATTATTTCTGAAGGTACCCAAATCAGTAAACAAGGACAAGGTTATGCATGGACACCTGGGATTTTCAATACGGAACAAATTGCCGGCTGGAAACTGGTAACCGAAAGTGTACATCAAAACGGCGGATTGATTTTTGCACAATTATGGCACGTGGGGCGCATTTCGCACGTTACGTTGCAGGAAAACGGCGCGCAGCCGGTTGCTCCCTCGGCGATACTTGCAGATGGGGTGAAGGTTTTTTTAGATGGATCGGGAAATGGGCCAGGCGCAGGAGCCGGAGAAATGGTACAGCATTCGATGCCCCGTGAGTTGACCGTCTCTGAAATTAAGAAGATCATTCAAGAATACGCGCAAGCCGCAAAAAATGCGATAGCAGCAGGGTTTGATGGCATTGAATTACATGGGGCCAACGGATACCTGATTGAGCAGTTCATAGATTCGGAAACAAATTTGCGCACGGATGAATACGGTGGAAGCATTGCGAACAGGCTGCGATTTCTTGAAGAGGTAGTAACAGCAGTAGCCAATGCCATTGGCCCGGAAAAAGTGGGCGTTAGGCAGGCTCCTTTAACAACGCTGATGGGCGCCCGGGATGCTACGCCAGAAATCACTTACATAGAGGCTGCCAAGATTCTCAATAAAATAGGGATTGCGTACATACATATTGCTGAAGCAGATTGGGATAATGCACCAATGATGCCGATAGCTTTCAAACAAGCCTATAGGGACGCTTTTAATCATACCTTAATTTATACTGGTAAATACACTGTTGAACGTGCTGAAGCAGCTCTTTCGGCGGGATGGGCTGATTTAATATCTTTTGGGAGGCCATTTATTGCCAATCCGGATTTGCCTTACCGTTTAAAGAATGGGTTGCCGTTGAATGAGCCTTACCGGAAATTTTTCTTCGGTGGCGGAGCCAAAGGTTACACCGACTATCCTACCTGGATCGCCGATAATCCAAAATCCTGATCGTCAATCTATTTAATCATATTACCAGCTATTTAACTTTAACAAATGCAATTATTTGAAAAATTCACTTTGGGCCAATTAAGCCTGATTAATCGCGTCGTCATGGCTCCAATGACCAGGGCGCGTAACCCTGATAGCATCCCTAACGCAATGAATGCTAAATATTATGCCCAACGTGCAGGTACAACAGGTGCAGGGTTGATTATTACCGAGGGCACGGCTATATCGCCAACTTCAATGGGGGTATTGCATATACCGGGATTGTTTAACGAAGCCCAGGTCAATGGATGGAAACTGGTTACAAACGCTGTCCACGATAAGGGCACTAAAATATTTACCCAACTCTGGCATGTTGGCCGTGTATCGCATGTAACCAATCAACCGAATGGAAAATCACCCCTTGGCGCATCAAATATCAGGGCATCAAATTCTTTTGCCTGGGGATATGACGAAGATGGAAAAGAAGCTTTTGTCAATTGCTCAATACCTCGTGCTTTAAATACCGAAGAGGTCGGCGTTGTAGTTAACGATTTTGCAAATGCCGCAAAAAATGCTGTCGAAGCCGGGTTTGATGGAATTGAACTGCACGGCGCAAATGGCTATCTTATTGAACAATTTTTAAACCCGGCTATCAATAACCGTAATGATATTTATGGAGGTAATGTAGTTAACAGATGCCGGTTTTTGTTAGAATGTATAGATGCCTGCATTAAAGCGGTAGGTAAGAGCAAAGTAGCCATTCGGCTGACGCCATATGGAGGCCTGCATGAACTGCCGCACTATCCTGAAATTGAGGAAACTTATACTTACCTGGCTAAAGAACTGAGTGAGCGCGGTATCATATTCATACATCTCATGGATCAGAAATCCAGGGGGAGTTTCGCATTACCGGAAGGATTTCTAAACAGGTTTCGTAATTGGTTTAAAGGTTCAATTATTTTAACAGGAGGGATAGACAAAGCAAAAGCTGAAATTTTAATAGCGGAAAACTTTATAGATCTCGCTGGTTTCGGGGAATCATTTATTGCCAATCCGGACTTTACGTATCGTCTAAAACATGACCTGCCTTTGAATGAACCGGATAGACGACTTCATTATGGAGGTGCGGAGCACGGCTACACCGACTACAAGGCCTATTAACAACAGTATACTAATTCCTGCATTTAAAGGAAAAGAGAAGTTTACAAGTGTACATTGAAGCAAGTTGGTGTAACTGTTACCTTAATATTTATCGACGGGATTATCTGAGCCATTTCTTCAGGATATGGGTAAGCCTTGGCATCACTATCCAGGTTAAAATACCTACCATAACCGCAGCGATAATGAACAGGCGAATAATTAAAGGAAGATCCTTTATAAAAGGGCCAATGGATAAATTGAGAAAAATACTGGTTGGAAAAACCTTGCAAAGAGTAACCAGCGCCATTTTCCATCGCGGCGGTGCTGAAGCTGACCTAAACCATGCCTCAAGGCCGTTTAACTCCAGGTAAACAGGCTCTTCTGTTATCGTTGATGCATATTCTTCCCATTTTCTAAAATGTTCGGAATGATAAAAGGCATCCCGCTCCGCCTTGTTTTTGAAGGTACGCAATATGCCAATCTCCCGGTCGGCATCACCATCGGGGCCAGATATGATGCTGGCGCCGTGTACCCCGTCGTGCCGGAACGATTCGCCCATAAATTGTTGGAGAGCGTCTTTAAACTCTTGCTCTTTACCGGGCAAAACTTTACGTGTAATGGCCACATGAATTGGCATCTGCTTAATTTTTTGATCAAATATAAGAAACAGCCGGTATTGTAGCCTCTGTAGGAAGCCTTTGTATGGCTGGCTTTTCACCCATACCTCTCCGCCGTGTGCTTCAATGCTTTAAGCTCAACAGCCCATTTCTTGTTTTCAACGACTGTATTTCCTTATTCGACGAAAGCGATATTGATTTTTTTGATTACGGCGCTAATTTTAGAATATAATTAAACAACATTAAAACATAGTCGCCATGAAAGCATTAGCATTGCCACCTCACATCTCCTTTGTACACACAAAAAATAAACGTGTAAAAAAATCGGTTCAAACGGATACTGAAGTTAAACGGGAAATAGTTTCAAAACCAAAGTCAGCCGGGAGTTGGTTCAACGCCGAGGCACCGGAAAATCTGACTGTGAAAGAATCGGTCATCAGGGCTGCTTTTGTGATGACCATGCCCATGTTATCCGCTATCGACTGGACTTACGGCACACATACTTTGTATTTTATAGCCCCGGCTATATTTTACCTGGAAGTTACAGCCTTTACCATGAGTTGCCCCATCAAAGCGTTTTTTAGTAATGATAGCCATCCTCCACGATTTGAGTAAATATCAGGATCCGCTTACCTAAATAGGCATACACTTTAAAAGTTGAATTATCATGTCACAAACCATAGCATCAAAATTAGTAGAGATACTGGAACACGCCGGTGTAAAACACATACATGGCGTAGTGGGCGATTCGCTCAACGGAATTACCGATGAACTGCGCAAATCAGGTAAAATAAAATGGATCCACTACCGTCATGAGGAGGCAGCAGCATTTGCCGCGGGCGCAGAAGCGCAATTGACAGGTAGATTAGCGGTTTGCGCGGGCAGCTGTGGCCCGGGCAATATGCACCTGATAAACGGATTGTATGATGCGCATCGCAGTAATGCACCAGTATTAGCCATTGCCGCACAGATACCCAGCGAGCAAATAGGCACCAGCTATTTTCAGGAAACCAGGCCCGAGGCATTGTTTCGCGAGTGCAGTTATTATTGCGAAACTATTGCTTCCGCCAAGCAAATGCCAAGGGTATTGCAAATAGCTATTCAAACAGCTGTTAGCCTAAAAGGGGTATCGGTAGTGAGCTTATCAGGAGATGTGGCCATACAGTCAATTGACAACGACGAACTGGAGCATCCGTTGTTTTTGAACCGCCCGGTTACCCGACCATCAGATACCGACCTTAATGTACTGGCAAAGCTCATCAGCCAGGCTGAAAAGATAACGCTGCTGTGCGGCGCAGGCTGTGCCGGCGCGCATGATGAGTTAATTACACTGGCAGGGATGCTTTCATCACCTACGGTACACGCGCTTCGCGGGAAAGAATATGTTCAATATGACAACCCTTTTGATGTGGGCATGACCGGGCTGATCGGGATGGCATCCGGCAACCACGCGGTAAAGAACTGCGACTTGCTGTTGATGCTGGGCACCGATTTTCCATACAAGGAATGGTATCCCGATGGTGCAAAAATTGTTCAGATCGATATCAGGCCCGAACGTTTGGGCAGGCGCTGCAAACTGGACTTAGGGCTTACAGGTGATATTGGTGAAACCATCAAGGCCCTAA includes:
- a CDS encoding RNA polymerase sigma factor → MSIYSKLTDTDLAALLTQSNRLAFAEIYDRYKGILFVHAYRRLANSEEAEDVIHDLFINLWNKREDLNIKNHMSGYLYTALRNRIFDVISRKKIESAYMASIDLNLVASAYITDHKVRESELAKIIEKEIAALPEKMREVFLLSRKQNLNHKEIAEKLGISEQTVSKQITRALRILRMRLGIVVYIIYIFKLH
- a CDS encoding MarC family protein, with the translated sequence MPAIFHPFIHLLFLGIIALFPVVNPIGSALIILPYFAHLDKAEKRRAVNKITIYAFFICTVSLFAGHWILELFGISIPVIQLAGGIMISKMGWEFLSSDKQDDNPQDDLPDGIKPSGFDTIENKLFYPITFPITTGAGTISVLFTLSAHSASPDMKSYLINTGAILLSIIFMCVLIYIFYLNTKVLVAYLGSNGEKIFNRITSFLIFCVGLQIAFTGIKSLFNI
- a CDS encoding LysR family transcriptional regulator, whose protein sequence is MRLDIEWLRTFKAIYEKGTLTGAAEMLFISQPGVSLHLHTLESYTGYKLFERSAKRMVPTERGKVLYNAIFDAVNKLELVEELFHKSAKEDRVTISIGMCFETFQFILEKYIPALPFNVIIKFGEYGQMLHDLESGLLDLIITPQKGNDKVVNYEPFGTERIVMICGSETDTVLIDNLLRKHQNAEAEILLKKQLWYSTSADTEYLKRFWQLNFKHHIDFRPNFIVPNVCSIVRCLSGNQGFSVIPDFLCREELVSGSIRLFWDGDVPIENTLYFGTRKNTIYRDEINTIKNIFKEKERFGELSNVSN
- a CDS encoding alkene reductase; translated protein: MLFSKYQMGQYDLKNRIVMPPMTRSRAAKGEIATPLMAKYYSQRASAGLIISEGTQISKQGQGYAWTPGIFNTEQIAGWKLVTESVHQNGGLIFAQLWHVGRISHVTLQENGAQPVAPSAILADGVKVFLDGSGNGPGAGAGEMVQHSMPRELTVSEIKKIIQEYAQAAKNAIAAGFDGIELHGANGYLIEQFIDSETNLRTDEYGGSIANRLRFLEEVVTAVANAIGPEKVGVRQAPLTTLMGARDATPEITYIEAAKILNKIGIAYIHIAEADWDNAPMMPIAFKQAYRDAFNHTLIYTGKYTVERAEAALSAGWADLISFGRPFIANPDLPYRLKNGLPLNEPYRKFFFGGGAKGYTDYPTWIADNPKS
- a CDS encoding alkene reductase, with translation MQLFEKFTLGQLSLINRVVMAPMTRARNPDSIPNAMNAKYYAQRAGTTGAGLIITEGTAISPTSMGVLHIPGLFNEAQVNGWKLVTNAVHDKGTKIFTQLWHVGRVSHVTNQPNGKSPLGASNIRASNSFAWGYDEDGKEAFVNCSIPRALNTEEVGVVVNDFANAAKNAVEAGFDGIELHGANGYLIEQFLNPAINNRNDIYGGNVVNRCRFLLECIDACIKAVGKSKVAIRLTPYGGLHELPHYPEIEETYTYLAKELSERGIIFIHLMDQKSRGSFALPEGFLNRFRNWFKGSIILTGGIDKAKAEILIAENFIDLAGFGESFIANPDFTYRLKHDLPLNEPDRRLHYGGAEHGYTDYKAY
- a CDS encoding antibiotic biosynthesis monooxygenase; this translates as MPIHVAITRKVLPGKEQEFKDALQQFMGESFRHDGVHGASIISGPDGDADREIGILRTFKNKAERDAFYHSEHFRKWEEYASTITEEPVYLELNGLEAWFRSASAPPRWKMALVTLCKVFPTSIFLNLSIGPFIKDLPLIIRLFIIAAVMVGILTWIVMPRLTHILKKWLR
- the poxB gene encoding ubiquinone-dependent pyruvate dehydrogenase, producing the protein MSQTIASKLVEILEHAGVKHIHGVVGDSLNGITDELRKSGKIKWIHYRHEEAAAFAAGAEAQLTGRLAVCAGSCGPGNMHLINGLYDAHRSNAPVLAIAAQIPSEQIGTSYFQETRPEALFRECSYYCETIASAKQMPRVLQIAIQTAVSLKGVSVVSLSGDVAIQSIDNDELEHPLFLNRPVTRPSDTDLNVLAKLISQAEKITLLCGAGCAGAHDELITLAGMLSSPTVHALRGKEYVQYDNPFDVGMTGLIGMASGNHAVKNCDLLLMLGTDFPYKEWYPDGAKIVQIDIRPERLGRRCKLDLGLTGDIGETIKALIPLVKAKTDTSFLKDCQARYKQNRKNLDKRAAGETGRLIHPEYLTKVLSDQAEPDTIFTADVGTPTVWAARYLDMKKGRRLIGSFNHGSMASAMPQAIGAQLAFPERQVISLSGDGGFAMMMGDILTIYQYDLPVKLIIYNNGSLGFVAMEMKVIGMPPFGTELKNPDFAKMAEAIGIMGIRVENSEDLPGAVAKALAHKGPVLIDVLTNPTELAMPPQINFDEAKGFGIYMLRQTLLGDGGEVWDTLKTNFLK